A portion of the Fusibacter sp. A1 genome contains these proteins:
- a CDS encoding DUF134 domain-containing protein yields MPRKKSKRSISFVPKHNRVDGQCCESESIAISLEELEAIRLSDLLFYDQSKAADEMGISRGTLQRILKSAQEKVAKSILLGVTLDFTKGNSVEKEQTLGMSNPLTLAIPLVNGQVSKHFGKSDQFFIATIQEGKIIHSISVENDWHERAVQSFSLLSHGVSIVLAQHMGERAKEVLAAYGINVHFVNSVSPDDIITEFISTILQPE; encoded by the coding sequence ATGCCAAGAAAAAAGTCAAAAAGGTCGATAAGTTTTGTACCAAAACACAATAGAGTTGACGGCCAATGCTGTGAATCAGAAAGTATTGCAATATCTTTAGAAGAACTTGAGGCAATTCGTCTTTCAGACCTTCTATTTTATGATCAATCAAAAGCTGCAGATGAGATGGGTATCTCACGTGGTACACTACAAAGGATTCTAAAGTCTGCCCAAGAAAAAGTCGCAAAATCAATTCTACTAGGCGTCACCTTGGATTTTACAAAAGGGAACTCTGTAGAAAAAGAGCAGACTTTAGGTATGAGCAATCCTCTTACTCTTGCAATACCACTTGTTAATGGACAAGTCTCAAAACACTTTGGTAAGTCTGATCAGTTCTTCATAGCAACAATTCAAGAGGGAAAGATTATCCATTCCATATCGGTTGAAAATGATTGGCACGAAAGAGCTGTTCAGTCATTCAGTTTACTGAGTCATGGCGTTTCAATCGTTTTAGCACAGCACATGGGTGAAAGAGCTAAAGAGGTACTGGCGGCTTATGGTATCAACGTACACTTTGTCAATTCCGTCAGCCCAGATGATATCATCACGGAATTTATCAGCACGATATTGCAACCGGAATAA